A genome region from Cucumis sativus cultivar 9930 chromosome 4, Cucumber_9930_V3, whole genome shotgun sequence includes the following:
- the LOC101219005 gene encoding ethylene-responsive transcription factor ERF011 — MEGEVCSVNSSSPKRKQRHDQNHLQQQKPYRGIRMRKWGKWVAEIREPNKRSRIWLGSYTTPVAAARAYDTAVFYLRGPTARLNFPDLMFETDQLHDMSAASIRKRATEVGARVDAIQTSLHASNSAGTQISDKPDLNEYPNPETSDDD, encoded by the coding sequence ATGGAAGGAGAAGTTTGCTCTGTAAATTCATCCTCCCCAAAGAGGAAGCAACGGCACGATCAGAATCATCTCCAACAACAAAAGCCTTACAGAGGAATACGTATGAGGAAGTGGGGAAAGTGGGTTGCGGAAATCAGAGAACCCAACAAACGCTCCAGGATTTGGCTTGGTTCATACACAACCCCCGTCGCCGCCGCTAGAGCTTACGACACCGCTGTCTTCTATCTCCGTGGACCCACCGCTCGACTTAACTTCCCAGATTTGATGTTCGAAACCGATCAGCTTCACGACATGTCGGCCGCCTCCATACGCAAACGAGCCACCGAAGTCGGCGCTAGGGTTGACGCCATCCAGACCTCTCTCCACGCCTCTAATTCCGCCGGTACTCAAATTTCCGATAAGCCCGATTTAAACGAATACCCCAACCCTGAAACCTCAGACGACGATTAA